TATCGCTGCATACGGAGGGATAACGGCTTTTTCGGTGATTATAACGTCAATGTACTCTGGTGGCGTAACATCGAAGGCCGGATTTTTCACAACAATATTTTTGGGCCATTTATCGAGCTCTTCTTTCGGAACGACCTCATAGGGATCCCTCTCCTCTATTTCAACAAGCTGCCCTAAGAGTGTCTCCGGGTGGAACTTATATGTTTCTGCGGCTATCATGACCCACACTCTATGTTCTTTTGCCGTTAAAGCTACCAGAGCAGTCCCTACTTTGTTGATAACGGCACCGTTAGCTGTTATTGAATCTGCACCCATAACCACCTTGTCGGTCATTTTCATGTAATGTCTCGCCGCCCCATCAACGACGTAGATAACAGGGATTCCTGCTTCAGCAAGCTCTTTAGCGGTAATTTTTCCCTGGTATCTTGGCCTTGTCTCAGTGACAATGACCTTGATGTCCTTCCCTTCCTCCCATGCTTTTTTCATAACCCCAACAGCAGCCTTTGAGTGGCAGTGGGTCATTATAATGTCCCCATCTTCAATCCTTTTTGCACCAAACTCGGCTATTCTTTTAACGGCGTTTTCTGAGTTGTGTATGAACTCCTTTGCTGAGTTAATCACTATGAACTTAAGCCCCTCTAAATCCGCACCGCCGCTGTATGCCACCTTTGCACGATATGTAACGTATCTTAAGGCATTTGGAAGGGAAACGGCAGTGGGTCTTGTGTGGTATAGAATTCTCGCTGCTTCCCTAATCTCCCCCCAGAGTTCATCTGCGCTTTTTGCCTTGCTGTTTTCAGCTTGTAATTGCAGAGCATAGGCAGCTGATCTCGCTATCTTTCCCGCCCCTCTTATTTCCATCGTCTTTATTTTCTCCGCTATCTCTAAAACCTCTTTTATCACGGGCATTTCGATCCCCCCATTATTGTTCTAATTCCTCAATGGGGTTTATATAGCTCACTCCTACCTTTCAATTTCTGTTCGTTGATGTTTTTATATGTTCCTTGGTGTACATAAATCTGTTATATTCTGAATCTTTACAAATATAAAGGCCATTTCCGACCAACGCCGAAAGCTTTATATTTAATTGCCACAAAACTATCAATGCATAAAATAGGGTACGTGTTCACTTTAGTACATCAAATAAACTGCCTGGAGGAAGATTAGGATGGAGCTTGAGAAAAGGCTTAAGGAGAAATTGGAGGCACCAACTTTGGATTATGAAAAGTACTTCTCGGAAAAGGCTCTTGGGATGAAGGCTTCAGAAATTAGGGAGCTTTTAAAGCTCGTTGAGACTTCAGATGTGATCTCACTTGCGGGTGGCCTTCCAGCGCCTGAAACCTTCCCAGTGGAGATAATTGGGGAAATTACCAAGGAAGTTCTTGAAAAGCACGCGGCTCAGGCACTTCAATATGGAACCACCAAAGGTTTTACTCCTTTGAGGCTTGCTATTGCCGAGTGGATGAGGAAGAGGTACGATATCCCCATCTCCAAAGTAGATATTATGACCACAAGCGGATCACAGCAGGCTCTTGACCTAATAGGCAGGGTCTTCATAAATCCGGGGGATATTATTGTGGTTGAAGCCCCAACTTACCTTGCTGCCCTTCAAGCTTTCAAGTATTACGAGCCTGAATTTGTCCAGATACCTCTTGATGATGAGGGAATGAACGTTGACCTCCTTGAAGAGAAGCTGCAAGAGCTGGAAAAAGAAGGGAAGAAAGTGAAGATAGTCTACACAATACCAACTTTCCAGAATCCGGCTGGTGTAACAATGAACGAAAAGAGAAGAAAAAGGCTCCTTGAACTTGCAAGTCAATACGACTTCATAATAGTTGAAGATAACCCATATGGAGAGCTCCGCTATTCTGGTGAGCCGGTAAAGCCCATTAAGGCATGGGACGAGGAGGGCAGGGTTATATACCTCGGAACGTTCTCCAAAATCCTTGCACCGGGCTTTAGAATTGGATGGATAGCTGGAGAACCACACTTCATAAGAAAACTTGAGATAGCCAAGCAGAGCGTTGATCTCTGTACAAACACCTTCAGCCAGGTTATAGCGTGGAAGTATGTAGAGGGAGGATATTTAGACAAGCACATACCGAAGATAATTGAATTCTACAAACCAAGGAGAGATGCAATGCTGGAAGCCTTGGAAGAGTTCATGCCAGAGGGCGTTAGGTGGACAAAGCCAGAGGGTGGAATGTTCGTTTGGGCAACTGTTCCTGAGGGAATAGATACGAAGCTCATGCTTGAGAAGGCCGTTGCGAAAGGTGTGGCATATGTTCCGGGGGAGGCTTTCTTTGCCCACAGGGATGTTAAGAACACAATGAGGCTTAACTTCACCTACGTTCCAGAGGAGAAGATTAGAGAGGGTATAAAAAGGCTTGCCGAGACAATAGAGGAGGAAATGAAGAAATAGCAAAGGTTATTAATGAAAAGTTCCAACTACACCTGCCCGGGGAGCACCGCCGAAGGCGGAGTCGATGAACTCGGGCGGGTTATTACCCCCTTTCTATAGGCAATTGCCGAAAAACTTATAACAACCTAATGTGAGGAATTAATTATGTTGGAGAAAGAGAAGGAAGCTCTGGCAAAAAGAATTGCCGGGGAAATAACCCTATCTTCAGATCCCGGAAAGACCATGAGAAAGTGGAGAGAAATATTTGGCGTAAGTCAGACAGAACTTGCCGAGTTTCTTGGTGTATCTTCTTCGGTGATCAGCGATTATGAGGGTGGTAGAAGAAAAAGCCCCGGTGCCTCTACAATTAGGAAATTCGTTGAGGCTCTCCTTGAAATAGATGAAAAGCGGGGAGGAAATGTCATAAGGGCTTTTAGCAGGACTATAGGTAGTGATCTCCCCACAAATGCTATTCTCGACATAAGGGAGTTTGCCTTTCCCGTTACAGTGGCTGAGATAGTTGCCGCGGTAAAAGGAGAAATTGCCGCAAACGAAGATCTTCTTGGAAGGAAAATCTATGGTTATACCGTTATAGACAGCATACAGGCCATTTTAGAAATGAGCAGTGATGAGTTTTTGAAGCTCTATGGCTGGACCACTGAAAGGGCGTTAGTCTTCACCAAAGTGACCACGGGAAGGAGCCCAATGATAGCTATAAGAGTTCAAGGATTAAAACCAGCGGTGGTTGTCCTTCATGGGGTTAAAAGACTTGATGAACTCGCTGTAAAAATAGCGGAGAGGGAGAGAGTCCCTCTGGTTATATCAAAAGCTAAAGACGAAAACGAGCTGATTGTAAGCCTAAGAGCTCTAGTAGAAAAAGCTGAAAAAATTTAAAGATTTTCTCTCCTCCAAACACCTTCTTCGGCTAATTTCTCTAGCCTGGACTTTATATAGCTTAAGACTTCACTGAGTATTTTCCCGTTGTTGTATTCCGCCACTATCTTTTCAAGTTCCTTCCGGGGGAGTTCTTTCATTTCCTTGGCCAGCTCGATCATTCTTGGGTATGCCCTTACTATGTTGTCAACTATGGTTATGTCGGCCATTCTTGCGCTCCGTGAGAGGGGGTTCAAATCGACTGTTATAACGAACTTGCCCATCTTCACGAGTGCTTCCGTTCTGTCTCCATCCTCCAATGGTACAACGACAACGTCTGC
The Thermococcus sp. 2319x1 DNA segment above includes these coding regions:
- a CDS encoding ribose 1,5-bisphosphate isomerase, whose translation is MPVIKEVLEIAEKIKTMEIRGAGKIARSAAYALQLQAENSKAKSADELWGEIREAARILYHTRPTAVSLPNALRYVTYRAKVAYSGGADLEGLKFIVINSAKEFIHNSENAVKRIAEFGAKRIEDGDIIMTHCHSKAAVGVMKKAWEEGKDIKVIVTETRPRYQGKITAKELAEAGIPVIYVVDGAARHYMKMTDKVVMGADSITANGAVINKVGTALVALTAKEHRVWVMIAAETYKFHPETLLGQLVEIEERDPYEVVPKEELDKWPKNIVVKNPAFDVTPPEYIDVIITEKAVIPPYAAIDILKEEFGWALKYTEPWED
- a CDS encoding PLP-dependent aminotransferase family protein, producing MELEKRLKEKLEAPTLDYEKYFSEKALGMKASEIRELLKLVETSDVISLAGGLPAPETFPVEIIGEITKEVLEKHAAQALQYGTTKGFTPLRLAIAEWMRKRYDIPISKVDIMTTSGSQQALDLIGRVFINPGDIIVVEAPTYLAALQAFKYYEPEFVQIPLDDEGMNVDLLEEKLQELEKEGKKVKIVYTIPTFQNPAGVTMNEKRRKRLLELASQYDFIIVEDNPYGELRYSGEPVKPIKAWDEEGRVIYLGTFSKILAPGFRIGWIAGEPHFIRKLEIAKQSVDLCTNTFSQVIAWKYVEGGYLDKHIPKIIEFYKPRRDAMLEALEEFMPEGVRWTKPEGGMFVWATVPEGIDTKLMLEKAVAKGVAYVPGEAFFAHRDVKNTMRLNFTYVPEEKIREGIKRLAETIEEEMKK
- a CDS encoding helix-turn-helix domain-containing protein encodes the protein MLEKEKEALAKRIAGEITLSSDPGKTMRKWREIFGVSQTELAEFLGVSSSVISDYEGGRRKSPGASTIRKFVEALLEIDEKRGGNVIRAFSRTIGSDLPTNAILDIREFAFPVTVAEIVAAVKGEIAANEDLLGRKIYGYTVIDSIQAILEMSSDEFLKLYGWTTERALVFTKVTTGRSPMIAIRVQGLKPAVVVLHGVKRLDELAVKIAERERVPLVISKAKDENELIVSLRALVEKAEKI